In the Wyeomyia smithii strain HCP4-BCI-WySm-NY-G18 chromosome 2, ASM2978416v1, whole genome shotgun sequence genome, one interval contains:
- the LOC129722857 gene encoding uncharacterized protein LOC129722857 yields MSVMATKMKASTADFLSGEGIDLSPQKKISTANIIGQEQDDLDLLLSEITVQFDDEVQTLYVGPVEIVDDDESNGGVVDSKINNRKTGSQQTILLPQKETTQSKQQDAQNPLPTEVLPTVAATECVNDVIKEDANIGIPANAKGDSAVITIEQHPPSPTSPSVGDELTASDTGKSPEKTTTIDAANTTKDANVGASAVATENITKLDVEQQEQLQHQPALPGVGNGGVSPRGGTTMVDSANDDRPHHLTVAPVVIDPKNGGELQTVASADVKKTNRSKAHTPPIASSISTRVTRSSASPVKIPAAKPTAVISPSTKRKVSPDQSLQKSPAKRSKAPTTIKEEIKQLSPVLPLGAQKDLQPEDKLPLIDSVVCETTPTLKQKEYVEKEESPETEVKNYAEAEEEEEQTREGELIIPDVIAPVEEGEQQLLEYNVPYEKDSSPAGSDSGIENEATDNSKTVPISVPVLAPDANELDSVNIPEGSTEPAAEASEALKTVTNDNTHLESALSRTEKQTKNPIRVIKCSKCFMTFKRDLWYKKHLMNYHGIDLSNIAHFLSNLQTLDEDIRDDTDEQGVDEEFQLAEQTLEAQSINNKKTETNTEANSRQNNAAEEPKGTAEKRLRLDVPSTPSPATLQMYPEVKLSTSNGKSRQSRRRKEKLVPRNTDAGMKIKHEYHAAMTAQEESTSGSSQSSQPSLNDIFVVTYLERAFLDGAEGTAGPPVANKENSSKSSKMLDPLAVDMTPFERAKIVEAGTEGNPIFSCSICSMEFTELAATQEHVNYTHKDVKRRSCPHCGRTFTQTGDLTRHVRIHTGIRPFKCPFEDCKYAFISSGDLHKHVRRHNQHINPIPKPHVCLECGKDFERGYDLKRHSSMHAKDDPNHVGFNCELCGKTFARKDQYRAHTYRHIGYKPHKCTHCYKSFSDASNYAKHLKVHDMDGIVLICHHCAKPFKNKMAISKHVFHCKYKKSERDITSVKREIAVNTLKLKSHDSDGTQ; encoded by the exons ATGAGCGTAATGGCGACGAAGATGAAAGCATCAACAGCCGATTTCCTGTCCGGTGAGGGAATAGATTTGAGTCCACAGAAAAAAATCTCGACAGCGAACATAATCGGCCAGGAACAGGATGATTTGGATCTGTTGTTGAGTGAAATCACTGTACAATTCGATGACGAAGTTCAAACATTATACGTAGGCCCTGTAGAGATTGTTGACGATGACGAAAGTAATGGCGGTGTAGTCGACAGTAAAATCAACAACCGGAAAACTGGCTCTCAGCAAACGATTTTGCTGCCACAGAAAGAAACAACACAATCCAAACAGCAAGATGCTCAAAATCCGCTTCCAACGGAGGTTTTGCCGACCGTTGCAGCGACCGAATGTGTGAATGACGTCATCAAAGAGGACGCAAATATCGGTATTCCAGCAAATGCTAAGGGGGATAGTGCCGTAATAACCATAGAACAACATCCACCCTCGCCAACGTCGCCGTCTGTGGGCGATGAGCTTACAGCTTCAGATACTGGGAAATCCCCTGAAAAGACAACGACGATAGATGCAGCAAACACCACAAAAGACGCTAATGTCGGCGCGTCAGCGGTAGCGACTGAGAATATCACTAAACTAGACGTAGAACAACAAGAGCAGTTGCAACATCAGCCAGCTTTGCCAGGGGTTGGGAATGGTGGGGTTTCCCCCAGAGGGGGGACAACGATGGTTGATTCAGCAAACGACGACCGTCCCCATCATTTGACAGTAGCTCCTGTTGTTATTGATCCAAAAAATGGAGGAGAACTGCAGACGGTTGCTAGCGCAG ATGTAAAAAAGACAAATCGATCTAAAGCACATACGCCGCCAATTGCTAGCAGCATTTCGACGCGTGTGACAAGATCATCCGCCTCTCCGGTGAAAATTCCTGCTGCCAAGCCGACGGCAGTCATATCCCCAAGCACTAAGCGCAAAGTGTCGCCCGATCAGTCGTTGCAGAAATCGCCTGCTAAACGTTCGAAAGCACCAACTACTATCAAGGAAGAAATAAAGCAACTTTCGCCAGTTCTACCACTAGGGGCGCAGAAGGACTTGCAACCGGAAGATAAATTGCCACTGATTGATTCGGTCGTGTGCGAGACAACACCGACACTGAAACAAAAAGAATACGTTGAAAAGGAAGAAAGTCCAGAGACAGAAGTTAAAAATTACGCGGAAgccgaagaagaagaagaacaaACCCGCGAAGGAGAACTGATCATTCCAGATGTAATAGCACCGGTAGAAGAAGGCGAACAGCAGCTTCTCGAATATAACGTACCATACGAAAAGGATTCGTCTCCTGCCGGTAGCGACAGCGGCATTGAGAACGAGGCAACTGACAATAGCAAAACAGTACCAATATCAGTTCCGGTGCTTGCGCCGGATGCGAATGAATTGGACTCAGTAAACATTCCAGAAGGTTCTACGGAACCAGCAGCAGAAGCTAGTGAAGCGTTAAAAACAGTAACAAACGATAATACTCATTTGGAATCGGCTCTAAGCAGAACTGAAAAGCAAACGAAAAACCCTATTcgcgtaataaaatgttcgaaaTGTTTTATGACCTTTAAGCGCGATCTGTGGTATAAAAAGCATCTAATGAATTACCACGGGATAGATTTGAGTAACATTGCTCATTTCCTTTCCAATTTACAAACCTTAGATGAGGATATCCGTGATGACACGGATGAACAGGGTGTTGATGAAGAGTTTCAGTTAGCCGAGCAAACTCTAGAAGCACAGAGTATAAACAACAAAAAGACTGAGACTAATACGGAAGCGAATTCACGTCAAAACAATGCAGCAGAGGAACCCAAAGGGACAGCGGAGAAACGTCTGCGACTGGATGTCCCTTCAACGCCAAGTCCGGCAACTTTGCAGATGTATCCCGAAGTAAAGCTCTCCACTAGCAATGGCAAAAGTAGACAATCGCGTCGCCGCAAGGAAAAACTGGTACCAAGAAATACCGATGCCGGTATGAAGATTAAACACGAGTATCACGCAGCGATGACAGCACAAGAAGAATCTACCAGTGGTTCTTCCCAGTCGTCACAACCGTCGCTAAATGATATATTTGTTGTTACATATCTGGAGCGGGCCTTTCTGGATGGGGCCGAAGGCACCGCAGGGCCACCTGTTGCAAACAAGGAGAATTCGTCTAAATCCTCTAAAATGCTCGACCCATTGGCAGTGGATATGACTCCTTTTGAGCGAGCCAAAATTGTGGAAGCAGGAACAGAAGGAAACCCGATTTTCTCGTGTAGCATCTGTAGCATGGAGTTCACTGAACTTGCGGCAACTCAGGAACACGTAAACTACACACATAAAGACGTTAAGCGACGCAGTTGTCCTCATTGTGGTCGTACGTTTACCCAGACAGGGGACCTAACGCGTCATGTTCGAATTCACACTGGTATCCGACCGTTCAAATGTCCTTTCGAAGATTGCAAGTATGCTTTTATTTCGTCTGGCGATCTACACAAACATGTCCGCCGACATAATCAGCACATTAATCCGATTCCTAAGCCTCATGTTTGCTTAGAATGTGGCAAAGATTTTGAGCGCGGGTATGACCTCAAAAGACACAGTTCGATGCACGCCAAAGACGACCCCAACCATGTGGGATTCAATTGTGAATTATGTGGCAAAACATTTGCCCGCAAGGATCAGTACCGCGCTCACACATATCGGCACATTGGCTACAAACCGCACAAATGTACACACTGCTATAAAAGCTTCTCCGATGCGAGCAACTACGCGAAACATTTGAAGGTACACGACATGGATGGGATCGTCCTAATCTGTCATCATTGTGCGAAACCCTTCAAAAACAAAATGGCAATATCGAAGCACGTATTCCACTGCAAATACAAAAAATCCGAAAGAGACATTACTTCAGTGAAACGAGAAATCGCAGTTAATACCCTCAAACTCAAGAGCCACGATTCGGACGGTACTCAATAG
- the LOC129722858 gene encoding cell division control protein 45 homolog translates to MFVEDLRAEFYQRLIGKRILVIVNYDIDGICASKILQALFKYDNMLYSIVPIMGISGVVRAYNEHKEDVKLVLLINCGGCLDIVDVLQPEEDVVFFICDSHRPYHICNIYSDSQVRILGEMKTEEGIPEFDDIFQDSESESDDEDQSNSDEEEEGGERREQNRIQKLEQHLLKRRQRREWEEKRNKIMFDYTQFSYYSSSSALMIFELAWHLSKDSIDLLWWAIVGLTEQLLLGKIESSTYTLATDRVQSHVSRLTNKASDQTIQTSVKINFEHDLHLALYRHWSILDSLKYSIYPACKLKLWTYKGEKVMHELLVDMGLPLVQAKQTFNAMDLILRKEFYDKMEKFSDKYGLTDIVYGSFILQYGYRNKYSAADYAYSMLAILESVRADRTPESCFLKSMDALSRSNKEILDEGIEMGKALLSAIFKQVQSSLEMHAVYSAGPFLYFILQEEIPYFSCPYGLLMLARFLQRGHVAVSRNRRAPELPLIAVAPIDLARGFSLLVGTPPVCEDNKNFFGKAFEQAAKKSGAVISQDFFETSVIQIRHSDCTKFMDALTVLLV, encoded by the exons ATGTTTGTAGAAGACTTGAGAGCTGAATTTTATCAACGGCTAATAGGCAAGCGTATTCTTGTAATTGTCAACTACGATATTGATGGCATTTGTGCAAGTAAGATTCTACAGGCCTTGTTCAAATATGATAATATGCTTTACTCGATTGTACCCATCATGGGGATCAGCGGTGTAGTACGGGCGTACAATGAACACAAAGAGGATGTTAAACTGGTGTTGCTGATTAATTGTGGCGGATGCCTCGATATCGTCGACGTTCTACAACCAGAGGAAGACGTTGTATTTTTCATCTGTGACTCTCATCGACCGTATCACATTTGCAATATCTACAGCGATTCGCAG GTTCGAATCCTTGGCGAAATGAAAACGGAAGAAGGAATACCGGAATTTGATGATATCTTTCAAGATTCGGAATCGGAGAGCGATGATGAAGATCAATCTAATAGTGATGAAGAAGAAGAAGGAGGTGAACGTCGGGAACAAAATCGAATTCAGAAACTTGAGCAACACCTTTTGAAGCGGCGACAACGACGAGAATGGGAGGAAAAACGCAACAAAATTATGTTCGATTACACGCAGTTTAGCTATTACAGCAGTAGTTCAGCTTTAATGATATTTGAACTAGCTTGGCATCTGTCGAAGGACTCCATAGATCTGCTGTGGTGGGCCATAGTTGGATTGACCGAGCAGTTACTGCTGGGAAAGATTGAAAGCTCGACATACACGTTGGCTACGGATCGGGTCCAGTCGCATGTATCTCGACTGACTAATAAAGCCAGTGACCAGACAATCCAAACGTCAGTGAAGATTAATTTTGAACACGATCTCCATTTGGCACTATATCGCCATTGGAGCATTCTAGATTCTCTCAAGTATTCTATTTATCCAGCTTGTAAGCTGAAACTTTGGACATACAAAGGCGAAAAAGTTATGCATGAACTGCTGGTGGATATGGGCCTGCCACTAGTTCAGGCGAAACAAACTTTTAATGCAATGGATCTGATATTGAGGAAAGAATTCTACGATAAAATGGAGAAATTCTCCGATAAATATGGCCTGACAGATATAGTGTATGGTTCTTTCATCCTACAATACGGTTATCGAAACAAATACTCGGCTGCTGATTATGCTTACTCGATGTTAGCCATTTTGGAATCAGTGAGAGCAGATCGTACTCCAGAGTCTTGTTTTTTAAAATCGATGGATGCCTTGTCACGGAGTAACAAAGAAATTTTAGATGAAGGGATTGAGATGGGCAAAGCATTGTTATCTGCAATTTTCAAGCAGGTTCAAAGCTCGTTAGAAATGCACGCGGTATATTCAGCGGGTCCATTTCTTTACTTCATTCTTCAGGAGGAAATCCCGTATTTTTCTTGCCCGTATGGCCTGCTGATGCTGGCACGCTTTTTGCAGCGGGGACATGTCGCAGTATCACGAAATCGACGTGCTCCAGAGCTGCCACTAATAGCGGTGGCTCCAATCGATTTGGCCCGTGGCTTTTCGCTACTTGTTGGAACGCCTCCTGTGTGCGAGGATAATAAGAACTTCTTTGGAAAAGCTTTCGAGCAGGCCGCTAAAAAGAGTGGAGCCGTTATCTCGCAGGATTTTTTCGAGACATCCGTTATTCAGATCCGGCACTCAGACTGCACGAAGTTTATGGACGCCCTGACTGTGCTGTTAGTTTAG